A window of Brachybacterium fresconis contains these coding sequences:
- a CDS encoding nucleotide sugar dehydrogenase, which translates to MKTAVVALGKIGLPLAVQFADAGHEVIGVDTNPRQVELINQATEPFPGEAHLAEKLAELVPAGKLRATTDYAEAIPGADAIVIVVPLFVDDATWEPDFAWMDAATTSLAEHITPGTLVSYETTLPVGTLRGRFVPMIEKISGLRESRDFFAVFSPERVLTGRVFEDLRKYPKLIGALTEEGTNRAREFYTSALTFDERPDLKRPNGVWDLGTPEASELAKLAETTYRDVNIALANEFALFAQDNGIDVYKVIEASNSQPYSHIHQPGIAVGGHCIPVYPRLYLSTDPVAETVRTARTLNASVPAKLVERAADLLGDLAGMKAVVLGASYRTGVKETAFSGVFPVVEALRKHGAEVAVHDTYYDDEELAGYGWTPYHVGEDADLVIVQTNHAEYQDLSAADVPGIRLLIDGRNITTAENWKGTPRLVLGDGSASTHQQAEES; encoded by the coding sequence GTGAAGACTGCTGTCGTCGCCCTGGGGAAGATCGGTCTGCCGCTGGCCGTGCAGTTCGCGGATGCCGGTCACGAGGTGATCGGTGTGGACACCAACCCCCGTCAGGTGGAGCTGATCAATCAGGCCACCGAACCGTTCCCCGGCGAGGCACATCTCGCCGAGAAGCTCGCCGAGCTGGTCCCGGCCGGGAAGCTGCGCGCCACCACGGACTACGCCGAGGCGATCCCGGGCGCGGACGCGATCGTGATCGTGGTCCCGCTGTTCGTCGACGACGCCACCTGGGAGCCGGACTTCGCCTGGATGGACGCCGCCACGACGTCGCTGGCCGAGCACATCACCCCCGGCACCCTGGTCTCCTACGAGACCACCCTGCCGGTGGGCACCCTCCGCGGCCGCTTCGTGCCGATGATCGAGAAGATCTCCGGGCTGCGGGAATCCCGCGACTTCTTCGCCGTGTTCTCCCCCGAGCGGGTGCTGACCGGGCGCGTGTTCGAGGACCTGCGCAAGTACCCCAAGCTGATCGGCGCCCTGACCGAGGAAGGCACGAATCGGGCCCGGGAGTTCTACACCTCGGCGCTGACCTTCGACGAACGGCCCGACCTCAAGCGTCCCAACGGGGTGTGGGACCTGGGCACCCCGGAGGCCTCGGAGCTGGCCAAGCTGGCCGAGACCACCTACCGCGATGTGAACATCGCCCTGGCGAACGAGTTCGCGCTGTTCGCCCAGGACAACGGCATCGACGTGTACAAGGTGATCGAGGCCTCCAACTCCCAGCCCTACTCCCACATCCACCAGCCCGGCATCGCCGTGGGCGGGCACTGCATCCCGGTCTATCCCCGCCTGTACCTCTCGACCGATCCCGTCGCGGAGACGGTCCGCACCGCCCGCACCCTGAACGCCTCGGTGCCCGCGAAGCTGGTCGAGCGGGCCGCGGACCTGCTCGGCGACCTGGCCGGTATGAAGGCCGTGGTGCTGGGGGCGTCCTACCGCACCGGGGTGAAGGAGACCGCGTTCTCCGGTGTGTTCCCCGTGGTCGAGGCGCTGCGGAAGCACGGCGCGGAGGTCGCCGTCCACGACACCTACTACGACGACGAGGAGCTGGCCGGATACGGCTGGACCCCCTACCACGTCGGCGAGGACGCGGATCTGGTGATCGTCCAGACCAACCACGCCGAATACCAGGACCTGTCCGCGGCCGACGTCCCCGGCATCAGGCTGCTGATCGACGGCCGCAACATCACCACCGCCGAGAACTGGAAGGGCACCCCCCGCCTCGTTCTCGGCGACGGCTCCGCCTCCACCCACCAGCAGGCCGAGGAGTCCTGA
- a CDS encoding DUF2304 domain-containing protein has protein sequence MGEHELIVSLGPALVSNRTFIIQLLLVAGIVVIVAWLFAKRGAKQLAVRRLLIIAFAVFAVATVLFPSVLSRVANLVGVGRGADLLLYATVLVLLGFLALQEARTKAAEKRTTYLARRLALDEARPPGEYRAAALGRQDG, from the coding sequence ATGGGTGAGCACGAGCTGATCGTCTCCCTGGGCCCCGCCCTGGTCTCGAATCGCACCTTCATCATCCAGCTGCTGCTGGTGGCGGGGATCGTGGTGATCGTCGCCTGGCTGTTCGCCAAGCGCGGTGCGAAACAGCTCGCCGTGCGTCGGCTGCTGATCATCGCCTTCGCGGTCTTCGCCGTGGCCACGGTCCTGTTCCCGAGCGTCCTGAGCCGCGTGGCGAACCTGGTGGGGGTCGGGCGCGGCGCTGATCTGCTGCTGTACGCGACGGTCCTGGTGCTGCTGGGCTTCCTCGCCCTGCAGGAGGCCCGGACCAAGGCCGCCGAGAAGCGCACCACCTACCTCGCCCGACGGCTCGCGCTCGACGAGGCGCGGCCCCCCGGTGAGTACCGCGCCGCGGCGCTGGGCCGTCAGGACGGATGA
- a CDS encoding DUF6541 family protein, with translation MTALAALVGAILLVLAAAYLPGYAAVRMLGGSHLLSLALGPALAAAIAGISAIGAALVGIPWSLLPFLLGIALLVAGAYGLRRLGVTLPATVLDGALSPRRAVPGGAAWIGGAVAIALAPIAIQAGRPDAVLERWDTLYHLSALQRIRETGIASSLQVGAVSNTEGDPSFYPAAFHALAALVPGVPTPTLLNATVLALAVTPWILGIALLARTLFAEVAWAPTAAALAATLIPATPLDLWIHLSPIPNLAGFAALPGALAAAAALWTALLPGTAVRPAIAAALAVGVAGAGLGLLHPNVAVTALILLAVLTAVTAAGRWRRRPALIAVPVLALLPVALLSYTPLGSDVTGFNGGLEVSWWLALGEVLLGLLTVWPMALGVVIAVLWWPGLITSFGSSTRRWLAVAWVVIAVIYLDAALDSPLNLSALYYRGQDRISMPLAMLSAVLVVPGLQVWARVLGRRSRERARRPGPSMATAVLVIAAVLASLASIPARTDNAAKNLAADYPGRGRFLQADERALFEQYGPQMDRDGTVLASPFSGAAHLYALQGQDVRLPVAGMAYTDLDRDLIYATEDAATDPADCRLLEENGIAYVYQELRPYNRHKTSDSVNFAGPDLGRVLFQTVHSRMIEIDCDPGDGSYDPV, from the coding sequence ATGACCGCCCTGGCCGCGCTCGTCGGAGCGATCCTGCTCGTCCTGGCCGCGGCGTATCTGCCCGGGTACGCCGCCGTCCGGATGCTCGGCGGCTCGCATCTGCTCTCCCTCGCCCTGGGTCCGGCGCTGGCCGCCGCGATCGCGGGCATCAGCGCGATCGGTGCCGCCCTGGTCGGGATCCCCTGGTCCCTGCTGCCCTTCCTGCTCGGCATTGCGCTGCTCGTCGCCGGTGCCTACGGCCTGCGGCGCCTGGGGGTGACGCTGCCGGCGACCGTGCTCGACGGCGCCCTGTCCCCGCGCCGCGCCGTGCCCGGCGGGGCCGCCTGGATCGGCGGGGCGGTCGCGATCGCCCTCGCCCCCATCGCGATCCAGGCCGGTCGCCCCGACGCCGTGCTCGAGCGGTGGGACACGCTGTACCACCTCTCCGCGCTGCAGCGGATCCGGGAGACCGGCATCGCCTCGAGCCTCCAGGTCGGCGCGGTCTCGAACACCGAGGGCGATCCGAGCTTCTACCCCGCCGCGTTCCACGCCCTCGCGGCGCTGGTCCCCGGCGTCCCCACCCCCACCCTGCTGAACGCGACCGTGCTGGCCCTGGCCGTGACGCCCTGGATCCTCGGCATCGCGCTGCTGGCCCGCACCCTGTTCGCCGAGGTGGCGTGGGCGCCGACGGCCGCCGCACTCGCCGCGACCCTGATCCCGGCCACTCCGCTGGACCTGTGGATCCACCTCTCCCCCATTCCGAACCTCGCCGGCTTCGCCGCGCTGCCAGGAGCGCTCGCGGCCGCCGCGGCCCTGTGGACAGCGCTGCTGCCGGGCACCGCCGTGCGCCCCGCGATCGCCGCCGCTCTCGCCGTCGGCGTCGCCGGTGCCGGGCTGGGCCTGCTGCACCCGAACGTCGCGGTCACGGCCCTGATCCTGCTGGCGGTGCTGACCGCCGTCACCGCGGCGGGACGGTGGCGGCGCCGCCCCGCCCTGATCGCGGTGCCCGTGCTGGCCCTGCTGCCGGTCGCGCTGCTGTCCTACACGCCGCTGGGCTCGGACGTGACCGGCTTCAACGGAGGCCTGGAGGTGTCCTGGTGGCTCGCTCTCGGCGAGGTGCTGCTGGGGCTGCTCACGGTCTGGCCGATGGCCCTCGGGGTCGTCATCGCCGTGCTGTGGTGGCCGGGGCTGATCACGTCCTTCGGCTCGTCCACGCGGCGCTGGCTCGCGGTCGCCTGGGTGGTGATCGCGGTGATCTATCTCGACGCGGCACTGGATTCGCCGCTGAACCTCTCGGCCCTCTACTACCGCGGTCAGGACCGGATCTCGATGCCGCTGGCGATGCTCTCCGCGGTGCTGGTGGTGCCGGGCCTGCAGGTCTGGGCACGGGTGCTGGGCCGCCGCTCCCGGGAACGAGCACGCCGTCCCGGCCCGTCGATGGCGACGGCCGTGCTGGTGATCGCCGCCGTCCTCGCCTCTCTCGCCTCGATCCCGGCCCGCACCGACAACGCCGCCAAGAACCTCGCCGCGGACTATCCGGGGCGCGGGCGCTTCCTGCAGGCCGACGAGCGCGCCCTGTTCGAGCAGTACGGCCCGCAGATGGACCGCGACGGCACGGTGCTGGCCAGCCCGTTCTCCGGGGCGGCGCACCTGTATGCCCTGCAGGGGCAGGACGTGCGGCTGCCCGTGGCCGGGATGGCCTACACGGATCTGGACCGCGACCTGATCTACGCCACCGAGGACGCCGCGACGGATCCCGCCGACTGCCGCCTGCTGGAGGAGAACGGGATCGCCTACGTCTACCAGGAGCTGCGGCCCTACAACAGGCACAAGACCTCCGATTCGGTGAACTTCGCCGGACCGGACCTGGG